GGCACATTGTGACGAATCAGTACCAGTAGTCATTTTTTTTGCCATGCAGTGTCAACTCTAAGCCCAAGTGTTGCAAAACGGTGTGATAGCCGTATAAGCTCGTATTGACCACGTATCTGACCGACCCGGCCCACTTGTCAGGTGCCACGGTGGCATACCCGCGCGCACCCGCTCGGTAACTCTCGCACCCGTCTCGGTCGCTCCATGTAGCCGGGTCCGGTCGAACCCAACCGGAGCCAGCCGCACTCTGTCACTCTCCTCGCCTCATCGCCCTCGTCTCTccagccgccaccgccgccgctcgccgcgcAGACCGCCgcgtccgccaccgccgccgcgccatGGTCTTCGAGGATGAGAGCAGCGACGACTTGTCCGGCCTGcagatctcctcctcctccgacgggATGCATTATCAGGTCAGTGGtagagctagggttagggttaggtgaTTTGGGGATTTGCGGATTTGATGATCTGGTTTTCTGATTTGAGGATTTGCTCTCTGTAGATTCCTGCTAGCATTGAAGACCAAGACTACAATGGCTTGGAGAATGCACCAGAGGGGCTCTGCGTGGAGCATCGGCTGCCAACTGAGCGCCGTGTAGCTTTGGAATCATTTGAGACGGGCAGGAGGTTTCTAGTTTGTGCTCAGCCTGTAAGATTCATGCTCTATTTATGTTCACTGTAATTTAGTTGTAATATAGTTCTTAGTACTGATGATGAAGCACATAGTTTACCACTTAGTAGTTTTGATGCTTCTAGTACTCATGCTCACTGCAATAGCTTAGTTGGCTTTGTTCACTGTAATATATTTATGGTTTAGTTATTTATTAGTAGTTCTGATGATTATGGTTTTGATGCTTATGTTCACTGTAATATGTATATGGGCAGCAGCTTAGTTGGCTGTGTTCACTAGTACTGATGATGAAGCAAATTGTTGGCCACATGTATAGGTTGAGGCAGTATAGGTTGTAGTTGAAGTAGCATTGTTTAGTTGGCCACTTAGTTGGCAGTGTAGTTGCTAAATTTTAATTGAGGCAGTATAGGTTGCAGTTGAAGTAGCATTGTTTAGTTGGCCACATGTATAGGTTGTAGTTCTGCAGTTGTTAGTTCATTTTTTAAAAGTGCCCTTTCATAATGGTAATTCTTCAGAGAGTAACAATACAAGTGTTTGCTATATTGCAGGAAGCTGTCAATTGTGGTTTCCTTGCTTGGGTTGACCCAGAGTGGCCTCCCACAATGCAAAATGCATTGTTGAAGCTTTGGGAAATATTTGAAGACAACAGGACTGCTAGGAGGAAGGATAACCTGGAAAGTTCACTTACTATCCACCACCTTAAAGAAG
This sequence is a window from Aegilops tauschii subsp. strangulata cultivar AL8/78 chromosome 7, Aet v6.0, whole genome shotgun sequence. Protein-coding genes within it:
- the LOC109760626 gene encoding uncharacterized protein, which gives rise to MVFEDESSDDLSGLQISSSSDGMHYQIPASIEDQDYNGLENAPEGLCVEHRLPTERRVALESFETGRRFLVCAQPEAVNCGFLAWVDPEWPPTMQNALLKLWEIFEDNRTARRKDNLESSLTIHHLKEEKRNLDANYDKLVEDVHQLLNAQEDRVGPI